One Helianthus annuus cultivar XRQ/B chromosome 12, HanXRQr2.0-SUNRISE, whole genome shotgun sequence genomic region harbors:
- the LOC110894982 gene encoding dirigent protein 24, with translation MISTSTLFKATICIFLLAISLECSNGTRVLLDTTSDVTPVAPLSTNEPDTSGPIDEDDTPVEDPTPTLPSGQIPATVAPAPVVGPTTTLPTKVAPVPVAVAPVATPVGVTPKGGSGATPIGGSGATGSGGVGIGGEHPTLSFFMHDVLGGSHATSRVVTGIVATSSANAVPFSTPNSQVFPITGGVPLNNINGIVNNNNVPFLAGFNGNSPNNPNSNTVLQNTGNNNVQNGGNNLPFVAAGQLPAGITLQQLMFGSITVIDNEITEGHELGTGVLGRGQGFYLASSLDGSSHTFALTTLFHGSDHEVDDTISFFGVHRTASEISHIAVIGGTGKYEEAKGYATIESLPQVDEHTTDGVETIVHVNVYLTTP, from the coding sequence ATGATATCCACCTCTACACTTTTCAAAGCCACAATCTGCATCTTTTTGCTAGCCATTTCTCTAGAATGTTCTAACGGGACACGCGTCCTACTAGACACGACAAGCGACGTAACGCCTGTGGCCCCGTTGTCAACCAATGAGCCTGATACAAGTGGTCCGATAGACGAGGATGACACCCCGGTGGAAGATCCAACACCTACATTACCAAGTGGTCAAATTCCTGCCACTGTTGCACCTGCACCAGTAGTAGGTCCCACCACTACATTACCTACTAAAGTAGCACCTGTTCCTGTTGCTGTTGCCCCAGTGGCCACCCCGGTTGGTGTAACACCTAAAGGAGGGTCAGGTGCTACACCGATCGGAGGGTCAGGTGCAACAGGGAGCGGTGGTGTTGGTATTGGTGGGGAACACCCGACTTTGAGTTTCTTTATGCATGATGTTCTAGGAGGGTCTCATGCTACAAGTAGGGTGGTTACCGGAATTGTAGCGACTTCAAGCGCTAACGCAGTTCCTTTCTCCACGCCAAACAGCCAAGTCTTTCCGATCACTGGTGGCGTGCCGTTAAACAACATTAACGGCATAGTGAATAACAACAATGTTCCATTTTTAGCCGGTTTCAACGGTAACAGCCCAAATAATCCCAACTCCAACACGGTCCTCCAAAACACGGGGAACAACAACGTTCAAAACGGTGGAAACAACCTGCCATTCGTCGCAGCCGGTCAGCTTCCCGCTGGCATAACACTCCAACAACTCATGTTCGGGTCAATCAccgttatcgacaatgaaataacCGAAGGACACGAGCTTGGTACGGGTGTCCTAGGCCGAGGCCAAGGTTTCTACCTTGCAAGCTCATTGGATGGGAGCAGCCACACATTTGCACTAACAACTCTATTTCATGGTAGTGACCATGAGGTGGATGATACAATAAGCTTTTTCGGGGTCCATCGGACCGCTTCGGAGATATCACACATTGCGGTTATCGGTGGGACGGGGAAGTACGAGGAGGCCAAAGGGTATGCGACCATTGAGAGTCTTCCTCAGGTGGATGAACACACAACTGATGGTGTTGAAACCATTGTCCATGTTAATGTGTATCTTACGACACCATAG